One genomic segment of Brassica napus cultivar Da-Ae chromosome A3, Da-Ae, whole genome shotgun sequence includes these proteins:
- the LOC106438805 gene encoding RNA polymerase II transcriptional coactivator KELP, which produces MEEESKAKIEETVREILKESDMTEMTEFKVRNLASERLGIDLSDKSHKAFVRGIVKSFLEEVESKQQQQQDKEEEEEEEEERAKEGNKEFDDDGDLIICRLSDKRRVTIQEFRGKSLVSIREYYKKDGKELPSSKGISLTDEQWSTFKKNIPAIEAAVKKMESRV; this is translated from the exons ATGGAGGAAGAAAGCAAGGCGAAGATCGAGGAAACGGTGCGAGAGATTCTGAAGGAATCGGACATGACGGAGATGACAGAGTTCAAGGTCCGTAACCTCGCTTCGGAGAGACTCGGCATCGATCTCTCAGACAAATCTCACAAGGCGTTCGTACGCGGCATCGTCAAGTCGTTCCTCGAAGAAGTGGAGtcgaaacaacaacaacaacaggacaaggaagaggaagaggaagaagaagaagaaagagctAAGGAGGGAAACAAAGAGTTTGACGATGACGGCGATCTCATCATTTGCAGG CTGTCGGATAAGAGGAGAGTGACGATTCAGGAGTTTAGAGGAAAGAGTTTGGTTTCCATCAGAGAGTATTACAAGAAAGACGGCAAAGAGCTTCCTTCTTCTAAAG GAATAAGCTTAACAGACGAACAATGGTCAACGTTCAAGAAAAATATTCCAGCTATCGAAGCTGCTGTCAAGAAAATGGAATCGCGTGTCTGA